From the Acidimicrobiales bacterium genome, the window GCGACCATGACCGCCCTGCACCTGGTGGGCAACGGCGGGCCGGAGATGCTGGTGCTGCGCCACGACGTGCCGGTCCCGGTGCCCGCCGACGACGAGGTCCTGGTTCGGGTCCGGGCCTGCGGGATGAACAACACCGACGTGAACACCCGGGTCGGCTGGTACTCCAAGTCGGTGACCGCGGCGACCGGGTCGGATGGCTTCGGCGCCGCGGCGGGCGACGATGGCACGTGGGGCGGCAGTGGACTCACGTTCCCACGAATCCAGGGCGCCGATCCGTGCGGCGAGGTGGTTGCCGTCGGTTCGGACGCAGACGAGGCCCTCATCGGCCGCCGGGTGCTGGCCGACGGCTGGATCCGCGACGTGGACGACCCGACGGACCGTTCGAAGGCCGGGTACCTGGGCTCGGAGCGGGACGGTGGGTACGCACAGTTCTGCGCGATCCCGGCCCGCAACGTCTACCCGGTGGACAGCGGGATGACCGACGTCGAGCTGGCCTCGTTCCCCTGTTCGTGGGCCACCGCCGAGCACATGCTGACACGACCGGCGCTGGCAGCGGGCGAGACGGTGGTGGTCACCGGTGCGTCGGGAGGCGTCGGCTCGGCGCTGGTGCAGCTGTCGAGGTTGCGGGGCGCCCGGGTGGTGGCTGTGACCAGCGCAGCCAAGTTCGCCGACGTGGCCG encodes:
- a CDS encoding alcohol dehydrogenase family protein, encoding MTDVPATMTALHLVGNGGPEMLVLRHDVPVPVPADDEVLVRVRACGMNNTDVNTRVGWYSKSVTAATGSDGFGAAAGDDGTWGGSGLTFPRIQGADPCGEVVAVGSDADEALIGRRVLADGWIRDVDDPTDRSKAGYLGSERDGGYAQFCAIPARNVYPVDSGMTDVELASFPCSWATAEHMLTRPALAAGETVVVTGASGGVGSALVQLSRLRGARVVAVTSAAKFADVAACGADVCVDRASADLAGAVAEAAGGPVDVLADVVGGPDFAPLLEVVRRGGRYTTAGAIAGPIVDLDLRTLYLNDLELYGCTVYEPAVFEALVGFLERGEVRPVVAATWPLSEFHAAQEAFVAKAHTGAMVITID